A portion of the Oceanivirga salmonicida genome contains these proteins:
- the atpD gene encoding F0F1 ATP synthase subunit beta codes for MENKGKIVQIIGPVIDARFEKILPNIYNALEIFLDGKRIVAEVHSHLGNNVVRAVAMSSTDGLKRGLEVIDTGAPIKVPVGKKTLGRIFNVLGETVDNKGQIETDEKDSIHREAPSFEDQGTGIEMLETGIKVVDLLAPYLKGGKIGLFGGAGVGKTVLIQELINNIAKGHGGISVFAGVGERTREGRDLYNEMIESGVINNTALVYGQMNEPPGARLRVALTALTMAEHFRDKQGQNVLLFIDNIFRFTQAGSEVSALLGRMPSAVGYQPNLSTEMGVLQERITSTKNGSITSVQAVYVPADDLTDPAPATTFSHLDATTVLSRQIASLGIYPAVDPLDSTSRILEPDIVGNEHYKVARQTQKVLQRYKELQDIIAILGMDELGEEDKVVVNRARKIQRFFSQPFSVAEQFTGMKGKYVPIKETIRGFKEILDGKYDDLPEQAFLYVGTIDEAVEKAKKLAGE; via the coding sequence TTGGAAAATAAGGGTAAGATAGTTCAAATTATTGGACCAGTAATAGATGCAAGATTTGAAAAGATATTACCAAATATTTATAATGCCTTAGAAATATTTTTAGATGGTAAAAGAATAGTCGCAGAAGTACATTCACATTTAGGGAATAATGTGGTAAGAGCAGTGGCTATGTCTAGTACCGATGGATTAAAAAGAGGGTTAGAAGTTATAGATACAGGAGCTCCAATAAAAGTTCCAGTAGGTAAAAAGACTTTGGGAAGAATATTTAATGTATTAGGTGAAACAGTAGATAATAAAGGTCAAATAGAAACGGATGAAAAAGATTCTATACATAGAGAAGCACCTAGTTTTGAAGACCAAGGAACTGGTATTGAAATGTTAGAAACAGGAATTAAAGTTGTAGATTTATTAGCGCCATATTTAAAAGGTGGTAAAATAGGTTTATTCGGTGGAGCAGGAGTTGGAAAAACAGTTTTAATACAAGAGCTAATTAATAATATTGCAAAAGGACATGGTGGAATATCTGTATTTGCAGGAGTTGGTGAAAGAACAAGAGAAGGTAGAGATTTATATAATGAAATGATAGAAAGTGGAGTTATTAATAACACAGCCTTAGTGTATGGACAAATGAATGAACCACCTGGTGCAAGATTAAGGGTTGCTTTAACAGCTCTTACTATGGCAGAGCATTTTAGAGATAAGCAGGGACAAAATGTATTACTGTTTATTGATAATATATTTAGATTTACACAGGCAGGTTCAGAAGTTTCTGCTCTGCTTGGGAGAATGCCATCAGCTGTTGGGTATCAACCTAACTTATCAACTGAAATGGGAGTTTTACAAGAAAGAATAACATCAACTAAAAATGGGTCAATAACTTCAGTACAAGCAGTTTATGTACCAGCGGATGATTTAACAGACCCAGCACCAGCAACAACATTCTCACACTTAGATGCTACAACAGTTTTATCAAGACAAATAGCATCACTAGGTATATACCCTGCAGTAGATCCATTAGATTCTACTTCAAGAATATTAGAACCTGATATAGTAGGGAATGAACATTACAAGGTTGCAAGACAAACTCAAAAAGTATTACAAAGATATAAAGAGTTACAAGATATTATAGCAATTTTAGGTATGGATGAATTGGGGGAAGAAGATAAGGTAGTAGTTAATAGAGCAAGAAAAATACAAAGATTTTTCTCACAACCATTTTCAGTTGCAGAGCAATTTACTGGTATGAAAGGTAAATATGTTCCTATTAAAGAAACAATCAGGGGATTTAAAGAAATTTTAGATGGTAAATATGATGATTTACCAGAACAAGCATTCCTATATGTAGGAACTATTGATGAAGCAGTAGAAAAAGCGAAAAAATTGGCTGGTGAATAG
- the atpG gene encoding ATP synthase F1 subunit gamma, protein MANTKEIKERIVSIKNSRQITNAMNIVSSTKFKKYQILTLKSRAYSNVLDAAFENIVGSVSAKNHILFNGKRKVKRIGLIVITSDRGLCGSFNNNALNKMEEYISKYSKEGKKVSVIAVGKKARDYCNDRGINVDSEYIQLIPETMFEKAKIISEDIVNYYLTDKYDEVHLIYSKFVSVIAYNLLDEKILPFEKSVEDKSNYYIFEPNEEYVLVEFIPKMLNIKLYQALLETTASEHSARMTAMKNASDNANELIKKLTLEYNRVRQAKITQEINEIVGGAMALK, encoded by the coding sequence GTGGCAAATACTAAGGAAATAAAAGAAAGAATTGTTAGTATAAAAAATTCAAGACAGATTACTAATGCTATGAATATTGTTTCTTCAACAAAGTTTAAAAAATATCAAATATTAACTCTAAAATCAAGAGCATATTCAAATGTATTAGATGCTGCATTTGAAAATATAGTAGGTAGTGTAAGTGCTAAAAATCATATACTATTTAATGGTAAAAGAAAAGTTAAAAGAATAGGTTTAATAGTAATAACTTCTGATAGGGGATTATGTGGAAGTTTTAATAATAATGCTTTAAATAAAATGGAAGAATATATAAGTAAATATTCAAAAGAAGGAAAAAAAGTTTCAGTAATAGCAGTGGGTAAAAAAGCAAGAGATTACTGTAATGATAGGGGAATTAATGTAGACAGTGAATATATACAATTAATACCTGAAACTATGTTTGAAAAAGCAAAGATAATAAGTGAAGACATAGTTAATTATTATTTAACTGACAAATATGATGAAGTCCATTTAATATATTCCAAATTTGTATCTGTAATAGCATATAATTTATTAGATGAGAAAATTTTACCTTTTGAAAAAAGTGTAGAAGATAAATCAAATTACTATATTTTTGAGCCAAATGAAGAATATGTTTTGGTCGAATTTATACCTAAAATGCTAAATATTAAACTATATCAGGCACTTTTAGAAACAACTGCTAGTGAACATTCTGCAAGAATGACAGCAATGAAAAATGCATCAGATAATGCTAATGAATTAATAAAGAAATTAACATTAGAATACAATAGAGTAAGACAGGCTAAGATAACGCAAGAGATAAATGAAATAGTTGGGGGAGCAATGGCTCTGAAATAA